TAGAGTGCAGAACTAAATTTAGTTCATTCCAGCTTAAAACTTGGTCTAATTCAACAACTTAAATATTCTCTTGAGGTTTCTTGAATTCAGAGAGACTTAGGATCTTTGGTATCATTGCTCAGGCTTCCAgattcctcctctcctcctctctcctcccaaaCATGGCAGCTGCTAGCTGGGGGTGAGGAGATTCAATGATGGGCTGGCATCTGCTGGGATCTGCATGTCACTGAAAACAGCCACTGGTCTTCCAGCTACAGCTGGTTCCTGGTGAACTGGTCTGGCCTTCTGCTGACTCATTGAGGCCTGGTGGTGACACTGGCTAACAAACACCACCTCACCCATAGCTCACCACGGTTCTGTGGCTGGCTCTGGGGTTCTTATCTTATCCTCTTCTTAGGCTCCCAACACCAAGCCCACCTCATCCCCATCACATCGGGTCCTAAAACAGGGCCACTGGCCATCAGTTCAATGTCTAGATCACTCAGAAATGAAGGGGGGTACAGAGGCAGATCTGATACAAAGGTGGTATGCTTTGTTACTAAAACAAttcagagggacgcctgggtggctcagcggctgatgtctgcctttggctcagggagtgatcccagagtcctgggattgagtcccacatggggctccctgcatggagcccgcttctccctctgcctatctctctgcctttctctctctctctctctctctctgtgtctctcataaataaataaataaaatcttttttaaaaaataaaaaataaataaaacaattcagaGCTGGGACACCTAGGCGGCttagtgattgagcgtctgcctttggctcaggtcatgatcctggaatcctgagatggagttgcgtcctaggatcaagttctgcatcaggctccccagtggagaagcagggagcctgcttctccttctgcctatgtctctgcttctctctgtgtgtctctcatgaataaataaaatctctttttaaaaaaaatttttaaattaaaaaattcagggCTTCCCTCCTGGTTGGTAAAAAGTCATTGCCCAAGACCCTTCAGCATCCCCTCCTCCACTCCAGCTGCCTCTGGCACATTCCCAGGTCCCTCTCATACCAGAAACGAAAAGGTTAACACAGCAGGTAGTCTCCAAGACTCTGCTCCAGCCCTGAGGCTCACTCAGCATCCCTCCAGATGTGAAGTATTTTGAATATCATCTTCTTAGCCAGGCCAAGCAGGGTCCTCTCTCTTGCTCCAAGACTACCTTGAATTCTCTGAAAAGTCTCAAAGGACAGTGGATAAGAACCCCTCTGTCCTTGGTATTCCCTTCAATTTATTGAACATGCCTGCCCCTTTCTGGGGCCCAGGAGAAGGTGGGTTAACACTGGAGGTCTTacccatctccctttccccacccccaggccatgTCTACCATACAGGCAAATGCATTCTTCCCAGCCTCCTGGACACCATGTGACACAGCTCTAGCCAACGAGAAGGAGCAGAAGTCGGCTGGGGAGCGGGGCGTGTTCCAGGGCAGTGTTTGCTTTCTGTAAAAGTGAGAAACCAGCTCAATCCaaccctccccctgcttcctgcTTTAAACATTGACAAAGTGCCTGAAGTTTTCATAGCCATATGTGACCCCAACAGGATCCCAAAATGCTTGCCCTGAGGTGGTTGCTGCCTAACTCCAGATAAACCCCTGCAAGGTGAGCTACCTACTGCTCTGCCAAACTACTCCTGATGCAGGGTAATTGGTATGAGCATGTCCGCCTCCCTCCCTGActctgctcatgttttctcaTGCCCACAGTTCCCTGGGCCTGGCCGAGGCCgacttctcctctctctgctttccctATGTGTATGAAAACTGCTTTCATAAAATCCTGTGGTCTTTTCTACCTGGTGGGCCTTGAAACGCTAAAACGGGAGGTAAAGGAACATAAGAGAAATCCTTTCGCTCTGAAGGGCCTGCCTTTCAAGATGACAAAGTACATTAACTCTACCATTATTAATCCTTACTATATTgaactcattattattattaactcacACGGTTACTATTAACTGTAACTCTCTTTTTGCATTCCTTCTGTGGAGTCCAAATCTCCTGATGTTATAATGTATCCCCATTTATGGATGAGAAGACCCAGAATGTTTATGGAGGTAATTTTTTTCAGAGTTGGACTGACCAAAAGAAATAGGAACTGGCAGGCCTGGAAGCATTTACAAAGGTCTTTAATACCCACTCTCTCCCTGGGCACCTCACCTCCCTCCACCAACCATCCCTGCATCCCTCCCATACCAGGACCTTGTCCACCCCCACTTCCCCAGCATGAGGGTGGCAGGGTGGTGAGCAGGCAGCAAGAGGAGACAGCCAGCAGCAGGTGTTTCTTGGAGAGTAAGTGtgccagccccagagccagctACACATATTCAGGCTTGGAGGACAGAGGCCTGCTTCCATAGGGGAGACAGCACAGAGAGGCATCTGGGCACATGTGTAGGTAGGTTTCTTGCCTCGTACAGTAAGTCCGGCAGGCCCCTTGGCCCTTCCAGCACCGCTTAAATTCACTTCTCCCTATGCAGAGGAAGACCATAGGTCACAGAGCAGCCCATGGGTTGTTGCAAGTTAGACCACTGTTCCCAGGTTTTTTCCCTTGTAGATCAAGGGCTAGGCCATAGGTCACAGATGAGACCACTGACCACAGTACCTAATGTAGGCCACAGTACCCACATTAGATCACAAGTCACCGGTTAGCTCTCTGGTCTTTTGTTAGCTCTCTGATCATTACACTGGGTGACTGGTCATACAACAGCCTACAGCGCATAACTTAGGCCACAGGACATGAACTCTGATTACAAGCCAAGGGTTAGACCAGATGTAACAGACTATACCCCCAGTCACAGATGAGACAACTAGTTACAAATGAGCCCACAGATTTCAGTCCAGGTTAGCCCACAGATTCCAGGTTATACCACTGATTACAAGTTAAAAactaatttccttccttcctttctttctttctttctttctttctttcttctttctttctttctttctccttttttttttttttttttttagattttatttatttatttagagagtaagCAAGTGGGAGGAAGGCCAGAggtagatggagagagaatctaaagcagactccatgctgaccaCAGAGCCGACATGGGgatcaatctcacgaccctgagatcatgacctgagccaaaatcaacagttggacccttaaccaactgagacacccagctGCTCCTAGAAATAATATCTTGTCCAGATTAACCCAACCCCCCGCCCAGGTACACTCTAAGCACTTTTCATCACAACACTATACAATTATAGTCGATCTTATTATGATCCCCATGATAcaaggtaaggaaactgaggcacagaaaggttagcaaacttgcccaagattacagAGTCATTAAGgagcagagccaagattcaaacccaggtaatTGGGTTCTAGAGTCCACACTCATAACCATGTCATAAACTGCCTCCCCAACTCAGGGATCTGTTTAATGTTAGTGGAGGAATTTCTAGCCATAGGCCATAGGAAAGGTAGGGCTCTGGAGGAACAGATCCTGTACCCCTTCTATAGGTCTTCGGTCACAGCATGCAGATTCTCCTtcgtttattcattcagcaaacatgaGACATTGGTGAACAAGATGGGCCATGGTCCATGCCCTCAAggagcttccagaaagaaaggCAGTTGAAACTCTAGCAAATAAATACAACAGTAGAGTTGTGGTAACGCCCCGGAAGGAAACCATCAGGATGTGGTGATAGCCAATTAGGGCAAGTCTGCAAATACGCAAAGAGAGGCTCACTCACTCAGGCAGGCCTGTCTGTTACAGCAATATTTCTAGATATGACCAGATGGGCAGAGAGTAGCTCTGAAGAACTGTGGCTGAGTGGGAAGTGGAGGGGAAAggcttcccttcctctccctggatTAAAAGAGATACCATGGCGGTGCATAGGTGGCCCCATCAActgggcgtctgactcttgattggcTCAATCCTGatccctgagttgggctctggcCTTAGTGGGAAGTCCCCTTagggttctctccctccctctgccttccccaccctgcgttctcttgctctctctctctaaaataaataaaaataaataaatgccttgtttttttttaatattttatttattcatgagagacacagagagagaggcagagacacaggcagagggagaagcaggctccatgcagggagcctggtgcggactcgatcctggaattccaggatcacaccctgaaccgaaggcagacgctcaaccactgagccatccaggcgtcccacataaaaaattctttaaagagagagggagagggatgcctgggtggctcagcggtttagcaccgccttcagcccaggacctgatcctaaaggcccaggatagagtcccacatggggtccctgcgaggagcctgcttctccctctgcctgtgtctctgcctctctctcagtctgtgtctctcatgaataaataaataaatcttaaaaaaaaaaaaatgagagagagagggagagagatcccaTGGAACTCTCACAAGGGGCCGACCCATAGGTGTTATTCCACCTTGTCACCCAGCCAGCCTTCCATCCTgccaagggagagaatcttaggaGATAGACCTGGCCTCAAAACCTCTACAAGGCAAAGGATCCACAGCCTGAAGAAGGTGTGTGTATAGAGGTTGACGGCATGGTTTGAACCCAGCTCAGACCAGCATGCAGATTCATctaaatcccagctctgcagaTTCATCCAAATCCCAGCTGTGCCATTTCCCAGCTGAGGGATCTtggcctcagattcctcatctgtataacTCCCTTTCAGAGGACAGTTATACTGGCTTGAATCattttagcacagtgcctggcacaaactaaatgctcaataaacagaAAGTGAGATTATTGGAATGACAGCATAGAGGGTGGAACAAGCAGAGCCAaacctctcattttatagatcatTTAAGGAAGCGACTTATCCAACTTTTCCTAGCCAGTAAGTGGTGGGTTCTGGAACTAGAACTCAAGACCCTGACTCCCAGGTGAGGGCAGTTCCAGTAACTACTCTTAATGCATCATCACATTTTGACCTTCCAATGAGCCTGAGACCAGAGTTGCTATTTTCTCCTATATGAATGCATCCCCCACCACTCTTATGTCTTTGACTTCATGTTGCTCCACTTCTCTCCTGGTATACCCCTATTCCAGCCATACTGGCCTCCTCACTGCTCCTCAGACACATCTGTCATCTGTCTGCTTCCTGCTGCCTGTAAAGATCGTCTTAATATTCTCACTGGAGTTAGATCTCTGCTCAAATCGACCTTATACAAAATGGTTAAGATATCTGAGATTGACTTCATAACCAGACTGGtttggggagtctgggtggctcagttagttaagtgtctgccttcagctcaggttgtgatcccagtgtcctggggtcCAACTCCGTGTCCCCCCAGTGGGAAGActgcccctctttttttccccttgcctctccctctgcttgtgcttgcttgctctctctctctctgtgtcaaataaataaagaaaatcttaaaaaaaaaaaaaaaaggactgattCAAGTTGACAATTGTTGAGGTTAGGTGACGGGTACATGAGggcttttaatattattttttaatttatg
This region of Canis lupus dingo isolate Sandy chromosome 24, ASM325472v2, whole genome shotgun sequence genomic DNA includes:
- the DEFB124 gene encoding beta-defensin 124; translated protein: MTQLLLLIVALLALGHMQPGRSEFKRCWKGQGACRTYCTRQETYLHMCPDASLCCLPYGSRPLSSKPEYV